The genomic segment AGTAGTTCGGGTTCTTGGGCGACTGGATGCGGACCCAGCGATAGGGCTTCTTCGACCACGGCATGATGTGGCCGGAGAGATTGTCCAGCACGAGATCGCCGGAGAAGGTGCGCACCACGACCACGAGATGATGCTCGCCCCAGGTGGTGACGACCTCGCTCAGCAGAACCGAGCGCGCCGGAAAGCCCTTGGCGATCAAATCGTGGCGTTTTGTCACGGCATAGTCGTTGCAGTCGCCGCTTGCCGGATGCAGCAGCCATTTTTCGCCGCGCAGGCCTTCCAGGTTGGGCTCGGGACGGATCGCGGCATTGACCCGCTGGTTGACCTCTTGCATCTGCGCGACGCGCTCGGCGGTGAGCTTCAGGCGGCCGCCGCGGAACACGATCTGCTGCGGCCGCGGCTTGCACTCGTCCTTGTACTTCAGGCAAAACAGCGTGAACGCCATCGGCGCCAGCGTCGGCTGGTCGAACTTGATGTACTGGATGGCGCCGCGCAGCCCCAGGGGCGCGCCGACAAAGGCGGCTTCCGCGCTCCGCTGCATCCCCGCAGCGACGACGATGGCGGCGACGGCCGCCAGGAACTTTGCAATTTTGCGCATGTCGCGCTCCCCGTTCTTGTTGGGGAGACGCTACGCGAGACCTCTTGAAATACGGCTCAAAGGCCGCGCGGTGCTTTAATCAAAATGCGGGCGCCTCGGTCAGGGACAATTAAGAATACCGATGCGTGACTTGTTCTGCTAAGAGCGGTCACGACGTTCCGCTCGTGACGCTGGATGCGATTCGACCGACCTGATGGGCCTTTCCTCACGCTTTCGCAAGAAGACCAAGCCGCGGCTTCCCGACGGCGTTCGCGTCTATGCGATCGGCGACGTGCACGGCCGTGCCGACTTGCTTCAATCGCTGTTAACCGTGATCGACGCCGACTTGGCCCGCTCGGCCCCCCAACGCGCCATTCAGGTCTTTCTCGGCGACTTTGTCGACCGCGGCCCGGACTCGCGCGGCGTTCTTGATCTCTTGATCGAACGCTCGAAGTCGCACGAGACCGTGTGCCTGAAGGGCAATCACGAGGTCTTCCTGCTCGAGGTGCTCAAGGACCCCGCCCGCCTGCAGGAGTGGCGCCAC from the Bradyrhizobium sp. WBAH42 genome contains:
- a CDS encoding transglutaminase-like cysteine peptidase, with product MRKIAKFLAAVAAIVVAAGMQRSAEAAFVGAPLGLRGAIQYIKFDQPTLAPMAFTLFCLKYKDECKPRPQQIVFRGGRLKLTAERVAQMQEVNQRVNAAIRPEPNLEGLRGEKWLLHPASGDCNDYAVTKRHDLIAKGFPARSVLLSEVVTTWGEHHLVVVVRTFSGDLVLDNLSGHIMPWSKKPYRWVRIQSPKNPNYWASLGDRAV